The genomic interval AACAAATTATTATGGAACCAAGAGAATGATTGAAGCTATGATGCCATTGATGAAACCATCTGCTGCTGGTGCTCGTATTGTAAATGTGAGTTCACGTTTGGGTCGATTAAACGGCAAACGAAATGTGAGTAAacaatttatgttattttcataaatGCTTTGAGATTAGAATGGTTTTATTTATGTTACATCTTAGAAAGTATTTAACTAGAATTAGATGAATGTGTTACAGAGAATAGAAAATGAGGATATGAGGGAGAAACTAAGTGATGTGGAATCTCTTTCAGAGGAATTAATTGATGAAACAATATCAACATTTCTACAACAAGTAGAAGATGGAAGTTGGAAATCAGGAGGATGGCCTCAAACATATACTGATTACTCTGTATCAAAACTTGCAGTTAATACATATACAAGGTATATGGCAAGGAAGCTTTCTGATAAGCCAGATGGTCAAAAgatttatattaattgttattgtCCTGGTTGGGTCAAAACTGCACTAACAGGTTATGCAGGAAGTGTTACAGTTGAACAAGGTGCTGATACTGGTGTTTGGATTGCCCTTGTTCCTGATCAAGCTATTACAGGGAAGTTTTTTGCAGAAAGAAAAGagattaacttttaatttttaattaagcaCACTATGTATGGTTTTGTATAATTAAACTAATTGCAGAGGAAAACAAACTTATATAACTTTAGTTCCTTCTGGTTTATATATATGGTTCAGATATATTATGACAAATGGTCATATCATGTTATATAACTCAATATTCTTTTTGTTGTGAGTTAATTATTGGAGCTTCACTATAACtcaagaaaggaaaaaatttatagttagttattaaaaaagaaattaaacttgTGTGTGCAATATTATCTGACAATGTTGCCTAAATCCTTGCTATCTTGCTTTACATGGCATCCCAAATTCTCTTTACAATAATTTGCACTTTTTTTAGGGATTTTGCCATAATGTTTTGTCGGGTTGGCCAACCAATTACACTGGCCAATTAACATTGACTATGAATTTACTTGttcattatctttttaaaaatattaattagggGAAGATCCACATAAAAGGTGGATTTTGAGAAAGTTCAGAGAAAACTCATGGAGATGGGAGATGGATTGAAAAGGGGAATAGACCATAATGTAAGTTTTGGTTAAAGAATTTAGTATTTTTCGAAGAAACACATTAGTCAAAATTGTATTCGAAGCTGTTGATGTGTACACGTAAATTCACCAATAGAGTTTCTTAACTAATCTAATTGACACTATTTAATTCATGtaagtttatgtttattttaaatcaactcattttaatccaataatttttaagtaaatttagGAAAATCCAACGACTCAATTCGTTgatataacatatatatttttattattattttattattgacacatagttaaaatttaattattggaTTGAGAAtttattgtaaattaattatgttgttgtatttgtatatgtattttaaatattttatgatatattgtgatatcattttaatattttttaaatattcaaatataattaaatctatttataatcaaattgatttgatttaaatttaaaataaaaattatatccaaataaaattgattgaCCATAAACATCCGATCCATCTTGTATACAACCGTAACTGTATCTATGATAACTTCTTATATTGTTAAGTCTATCACGTGCAAATTAAAACATGATTCTCAAAAGTTTGAGCTTTTTGTGTTAGCTTACATTCTTGGACCGAGATGTCACATGagtttatacatatttatattgatatgcGCTGATGCGAGATTTACGTAATAAGATAATACGTTTATTTAACATATTACCGTCTAATTTGTGGATGCATTTGttaatgttaaaaattaaagaattatatcctatatttataattgtgagaTTTATAAAATTCACTTATTTGGTTAAAATGATTTATGACTCCTGACATCAAATTAGTAGTTTCATTTCCAAACTAATCTTAATCGTATAAGGCTAATTTTTTTAGGGGAGCTTAATCATCCGATTATTACATGAATCTTTTGTCATTACTTCTTTTGTTTCATATTAAGTGACATTTAAGTTATGTACacttcttttaaaaaaacgttattttgtgtttttatttgtaAGATAAAATGAATATCAccgaaatatttttattaatataataataaattaaataatttggtgtattaattatgtctcaattaataaatattgatgTTGTTAGATTGTACGtcttattttgattcaaaatcaaaatctcacagttgtataatttaatcataatataatttatcatctcttaaaagatttaaaaaaattaaatgtgtttaaaaccaaaaaattataattaagtgtGTTGAGAatatcttatataaaaaaattgatgtcactttttaagtaaatatttttcttcaaaagaaTATTTAACTTACtcaattatgtttattataagGTAAATTAAAACATGTACTTAAATTAAAACATTTCCCATTGAGAACATGATTGACTTTATAATAGTTTATGTCAATCttaagtaatattttttcttcaaaaacatagttaatatactatttttattataaagaacaaaaacttaaaatttgatTGTCTTTATATTTTGTAggcatataattatttatacgaccctttaacttaatttcagataacaatttagttttttatcttttatttttctcgatttgatattttatttaattttaagtaaataatttgatcttttatattttaaaattaataatattatcattttttacataaattcataaaaaaaatcaaaaaaaactcgtaaaattaattaccatcttcaatataatgcaaatttcatcaaatttataactcaaattttcaaataaactcatatttttattctttatactTTCAAagttttgtaataaaattaaatagaagatcaaatcaagaaaaataaataaataaatgactcaaatattatttgaaattatgttAAGAGACAGTACGAGCAATTAAacctattttatatataaaaattaatgtcaATTTGTCTCTTCAATAAATATGGTCAACCTActcaactatttttattataaaaattaaaataaatacctATAAGTTGATTacttttatttcttatatataataatagttaatatattttatctcCCGAAACATGATCAacttaatcaattatttttattataaaattaatcttttcaatttaatttattcatttaaaattaaattaaaagtatacggttgttgtttcaacaaaattatattattaaaacattattataaaaacatcaatatatttttcattcaattattgtttaaaaaataattattttggatAATGCTTTGAATTTACTGAATTCTTTGGcgaataattaattatttagatgaTTGTTACGGTTATTCAATATCAATGCTTAtttattttaggctaaattac from Cicer arietinum cultivar CDC Frontier isolate Library 1 chromosome 5, Cicar.CDCFrontier_v2.0, whole genome shotgun sequence carries:
- the LOC101490621 gene encoding (+)-neomenthol dehydrogenase translates to MGHKEKSRKDKRLQEISLLRTIPYSDHQRWWSKETIAVVTGGNRGIGFEISRQLADHGVTVVLTSRDASVGVESIKVLQEGGLDVDCHQLDILDSSSINEFAEWLKEKYGGLDILVNNAGVNSNTGSDISVENARKVMETNYYGTKRMIEAMMPLMKPSAAGARIVNVSSRLGRLNGKRNRIENEDMREKLSDVESLSEELIDETISTFLQQVEDGSWKSGGWPQTYTDYSVSKLAVNTYTRYMARKLSDKPDGQKIYINCYCPGWVKTALTGYAGSVTVEQGADTGVWIALVPDQAITGKFFAERKEINF